Within the Aeromicrobium sp. Root236 genome, the region GCCGGGCGCTCCGGCCGTCACCTCCGTGCCGGCTGCGTGGGCGGCCGACGGCATCAGCGCGCCGAGCACCAGCACGACCGCGACGGAGAAGCCCGGGGTACGCCGAGCCGTACGCCAGGAAAGCATGGGGGAAGTCCGATCCTGTGTGACGGGTGTGACTCATGTGACTGATGAGGTTTTCCGACCGATTATGCTCACAGTTTTGCCCGAAGTTCCACCGAAAATCGCCGATCCGGCGAACTACAACGGTGTCATTCCTGCGGTTGCAGGGGCTGGTCCGCGACGGTCAGCCGAGGCGGTGCAGGCGCCGCGCCGCTTCGGCGACCGAGCCGGAGAGCGACGGGTAGACCGTGAACGCGTCGGCCACCTGGTCGACCGTGAGGGACGCCGACACGGCGAGCGACAACGCATGGATCAGCTCGCTGGCCCGCGGCGCCACGACGACACCGCCGACGACGATGCCCATCCCCCGCCGCGCGAAGATCTTGACGAAGCCGTCGTGCACGCCCTGCATCTTGGCGCGTGGGTTGGACGCGAGCGGCAGCATCGCGACGTCGATCTGGAGATCGGACTCGTCGACCTGCTGCTGCGACAGCCCGACCGTGGCGATCTCGGGCGACGTGAAGACGTTGCTCGCGACCTTGCCGAGGTCGAGGGGGTGCACCGCGTCGCCGAGCAGGTGGGACATCGCGATGCGTCCCTGCTGGGCCGCGACGGAGGCGAGCATCAGGACCCCGGTGACGTCGCCGGCGGCGTAGATGCCGCGGACGCTGGTGCGGGACACCCGGTCGACGTGGACGAAGCCGTTGTCGTTCAGTGCGACGCCGACCTCTTCGAGGCCGAGGCCCTCGGTGTTGGGGATCGAGCCGATCGCGAGCAGGCAGTGTGAGCCGTCGACCGTACGCCCGTCGGTCAGCGTCACCCGCACACCGTCGCTCGTACGTTCGACAGACGCCATGCGCGAGTTGCCCATGACCGTCATGCCGCGCCGCTTGAAGACCGCCTCGATGACGTTGGCGGCATCGATGTCCTCGCCCGGCAGCACCCGGTCGCGGCTCGACACGAGCGTCACCGCAGCGCCGAGCCCGTTGTAAGCGCTGGCGAACTCGGCGCCCGTGACGCCCGAGCCGACCACGATCATGTGCTCGGGCAGGTCCTGGAGGTTGTAGACCTGCTCCCACGTCAGGATGCGCTCGCCGTCAGGCTGCGCGGCGGGGCTGATGCGCGGGTGGGCGCCGGTCGCAAGCAGGATCGCGTCGGTCTCGATGCGCACCTCGCCGTCGGCCGTCGTCGCCGTGACCACACCAGCGGACTCGACCGTCGCGGTGCCGTCGATCATCGTGACGTTGCTCGTCGTGAGGCGTTGCGCGATGTCGTCGGACTGCGCCTGCGCCAGCGTCAGGACCCGGGCGTTGACCGACGCGAGGTCGGCACGTACGTCCTTGGGCAGCTGCACGCCGAGCTCGGCCGACGTGCCGACCTCGGTCAGCAGGTCCGAGGTCGCGATGAGCGTCTTGCTCGGCACGCAGTCGGTCAGGACGGTCGATCCGCCGAGGCCGTCGCGCTCGACGAGGGTGACCTCGGCGCCCAGCCTCGAGGCCACGAGGGCCGCTTCGTATCCACCCGGTCCGCCGCCGACGATCGTCACATGGGTCACCGGATCAGTCTCCCATTGCCGCCGAGCGGGTCGCCACCTGCCGCCGGGCAGGTCGCCACCGATCGGCGCCACGAGCGCTGTCGTAATGTACGGCAGGTGACTACTCAGGAGCTGGCCCAGCAGGCCGCCGACGCACTGCGCGAACGCACCGGCGGAGCCGACCACGACATCGCCCTGGTGATGGGCTCGGGGTGGCTGCCGGCGGCCGACGCGCTGGGCACCGCCGAGCACGAGATCCCGCTCGCCGAGCTGCCCGGGTTCAGCGCCCCCGCGGTGGCCGGGCACGGCGGCACCGTCCGCTCAGTCCGCCTGGGTGACCGGCGACTGCTGATCTTCCTGGGCCGCACCCACTTCTACGAGGGCAAGGGCGTCGCCGCCGTCGTCCACGGCGTACGCACGGCGGCCGCCGCCGGCGTCAAGACGCTCGTGCTGACCAATGGCTGTGGCGGGCTCAACCCGGCGTGGGCGCCCGGCACCCCGGTGCTCATCAGCGACCACATCAACATGACTGCGACGTCGCCGCTCGAGGGTGCCAACTTCGTCGACCTCACGGACCTCTACTCGTCGCGGCTGCGCGCACTGTGCCGGGAGGCCGACCCGAGCCTCGACGAGGGCGTCTACGTCCAGCTGCCCGGCCCCCATTACGAGACACCCGCCGAGATCGGCATGGTCAGGACGATCGGCGGCGACCTGGTCGGCATGTCGACCGCGCTCGAGGCCATCGCGGCCCGGGCCGCCGGCATGGAGATCCTCGGCATCTCGCTGGTCACCAATGCCGCGGCCGGCATGACCGGGGAGCCGCTCAACCACGAAGAGGTCCTCGAGGCCGGCAAGGCCGCGGCGACGCGGATGGGCGCCCTGCTCGGCGACGTGCTGCCGAGGATCTGATGAAGGTCCTCGTCACGGGCGCTGCCGGCTCGATCGGCCGCACGCTCGTACGAGGGCTGCCCGGGCTCGGGCACGAGCTCCGAGGCCTCGACCTGGTCGACGGCCCTGCGCTGCCACTCGGCTGGATCACGGGTGACTGCCTCGACCCGACCGTCGCCGCCGAGGCGGTGTCGGGCGTCGAGGCGGTGATCCACCTGGCCGGCAATCCCGGCGAGGCGTCGCTGCCCGCGAGCCTGGAGTCGCACGTGCACAGCACTGGACGCCTGCTCGAGGCGATGGTCGCGGCCGGCGTCGGCCGCATGGCGTACGCCAGCAGCAATCACGCCGTCGGGCACACCCCGTCCGGCGAGCTGCTCACGGTCGAAGCGCGACCGCGCCCGGACACCTACTACGGCGTCGCGAAGGCTGCCGCCGAGGCGCTGCTCAGTCTCTACGCCGATCGCCGCGAGATCAGCTCGGTCGCGATGCGGATCGGCTCGTTCCGCGAGCGGCCGACCAGCGTCCGCGAGCTCTCGACCTGGCTGTCGCACGACGACGCCGTCCGCATGGCCGACGCGGCGATCCGAGCCACCGAGCCGGGTTTCCACGTCCTCTACGGCATCTCCGCCAACACGCGTGGCTGGTGGGACCTGGGTCCGGGCCGTGCTTTGGGGTACGACCCGCAGGACGACGCCGAGACGTACGCCGGCACCGTCGTGCCGAGCGCCGGGGACGACGCCGAGAACGCGTACGTGGGCGGACCTCACGTCAGCCAGCTCCAGCTACCACCCGCCTTCTGAAGGGAAGCCCATGACCGACGAACTCCTCGCCCGTGCCCGCGAGTGGCTGAGCCAGGACCCCGATCCGCGCACCGTCGAGGAGCTGCAGGGCCTCATCGACGCAGGCGACACGGCGGGTCTCGAGGACCGGTTCAAGGAGCGGCTGCAGTTCGGCACCGCCGGGTTGCGGGGCGCCCTCGGCGCCGGGCCCAACCGGATGAACCGGGTCATCGTCGCGCAGGCCGCGGCCGGCCTCGCGGCCTACCTCCTGGAGCACGGCTCCAAGCCGTCCGTCGTCGTCGGCTACGACGCGCGGCACAACTCCGACGTGTTCGCCCGCGACACCGCCGAGATCATGGAGGGCGCCGGCGTCCACGCCCACCTGCTGCCCACGCACCTGCCGACCCCCGTCCTGGCGTTCGCGATCCGGCACCTCGGCTGCAGCGCCGGCG harbors:
- a CDS encoding NAD(P)H-quinone dehydrogenase, whose translation is MTHVTIVGGGPGGYEAALVASRLGAEVTLVERDGLGGSTVLTDCVPSKTLIATSDLLTEVGTSAELGVQLPKDVRADLASVNARVLTLAQAQSDDIAQRLTTSNVTMIDGTATVESAGVVTATTADGEVRIETDAILLATGAHPRISPAAQPDGERILTWEQVYNLQDLPEHMIVVGSGVTGAEFASAYNGLGAAVTLVSSRDRVLPGEDIDAANVIEAVFKRRGMTVMGNSRMASVERTSDGVRVTLTDGRTVDGSHCLLAIGSIPNTEGLGLEEVGVALNDNGFVHVDRVSRTSVRGIYAAGDVTGVLMLASVAAQQGRIAMSHLLGDAVHPLDLGKVASNVFTSPEIATVGLSQQQVDESDLQIDVAMLPLASNPRAKMQGVHDGFVKIFARRGMGIVVGGVVVAPRASELIHALSLAVSASLTVDQVADAFTVYPSLSGSVAEAARRLHRLG
- a CDS encoding purine-nucleoside phosphorylase, whose product is MTTQELAQQAADALRERTGGADHDIALVMGSGWLPAADALGTAEHEIPLAELPGFSAPAVAGHGGTVRSVRLGDRRLLIFLGRTHFYEGKGVAAVVHGVRTAAAAGVKTLVLTNGCGGLNPAWAPGTPVLISDHINMTATSPLEGANFVDLTDLYSSRLRALCREADPSLDEGVYVQLPGPHYETPAEIGMVRTIGGDLVGMSTALEAIAARAAGMEILGISLVTNAAAGMTGEPLNHEEVLEAGKAAATRMGALLGDVLPRI
- a CDS encoding NAD(P)-dependent oxidoreductase; its protein translation is MKVLVTGAAGSIGRTLVRGLPGLGHELRGLDLVDGPALPLGWITGDCLDPTVAAEAVSGVEAVIHLAGNPGEASLPASLESHVHSTGRLLEAMVAAGVGRMAYASSNHAVGHTPSGELLTVEARPRPDTYYGVAKAAAEALLSLYADRREISSVAMRIGSFRERPTSVRELSTWLSHDDAVRMADAAIRATEPGFHVLYGISANTRGWWDLGPGRALGYDPQDDAETYAGTVVPSAGDDAENAYVGGPHVSQLQLPPAF